Proteins encoded by one window of Yersinia massiliensis:
- the malI gene encoding Mal regulon transcriptional regulator MalI, translating to MTIKKITITDVAKYAGVSVATVSLAISGKGRISPTTSDRVNQAIEQLGYVRNRQAAQLRGGESGVIGLIVRDLGDPFYAAMTAGLSEAIEAEGKVLFLTQSGREGKGLLRCFDTLIDQGVDGLVLGGGARADMGLQQKAAEHDIPLICAARANVLEGVDVVRPDNMQAAKMATEFLIDRGHRKIAYLGGLSHSLTRAERLGGFCATLLQYGLPFRSEWVVECDGQQQVAADATETLLRHHPNVSAIICHQASVALGAYFGILRTGRTIGSAGVDTYLDQQVALIGFGDAPEAELTEPPLTIITSSAREIGYSAGQRLLQRIAGVDLQLQDVILPPVLIRRGSA from the coding sequence ATGACCATTAAAAAAATCACCATTACTGATGTGGCAAAATATGCGGGTGTTTCTGTAGCGACGGTTTCGTTAGCTATCAGTGGTAAAGGCCGTATTTCTCCTACCACTTCTGATCGCGTCAATCAGGCTATCGAACAATTAGGTTATGTCCGCAACCGGCAGGCGGCTCAACTGCGAGGAGGGGAGTCAGGGGTGATCGGCTTGATTGTCCGCGACTTAGGCGATCCTTTCTATGCTGCAATGACCGCCGGTTTAAGTGAGGCGATCGAGGCAGAAGGTAAAGTTCTGTTTCTGACGCAAAGTGGCCGAGAAGGCAAGGGGCTATTGCGTTGTTTCGATACACTTATTGATCAAGGTGTTGATGGATTAGTGCTGGGAGGCGGTGCCAGAGCAGATATGGGGTTACAGCAAAAGGCCGCAGAACACGATATTCCCCTCATTTGTGCGGCCCGTGCGAATGTATTGGAAGGCGTTGATGTTGTACGTCCAGATAATATGCAAGCCGCCAAAATGGCGACGGAGTTTCTCATCGATCGTGGTCATCGGAAAATTGCCTACTTAGGGGGGCTCTCGCACTCATTAACTCGTGCGGAACGATTAGGGGGGTTTTGCGCCACATTGCTACAGTATGGCCTGCCTTTTCGATCGGAATGGGTGGTTGAATGTGATGGACAACAGCAAGTGGCTGCTGATGCAACAGAAACCTTACTGCGTCATCATCCTAATGTGAGTGCCATAATTTGCCATCAAGCGTCGGTCGCGCTTGGGGCTTATTTCGGCATTTTGCGTACCGGTAGAACTATTGGGAGTGCGGGTGTCGATACTTACCTCGATCAACAAGTTGCACTGATCGGGTTTGGTGATGCACCAGAAGCTGAGCTGACTGAACCGCCATTAACCATCATCACCAGTTCAGCGCGTGAGATTGGTTACAGCGCCGGACAACGTTTACTTCAACGCATCGCAGGCGTCGATTTGCAATTGCAGGACGTTATATTACCGCCGGTGTTGATCCGCAGGGGCTCAGCTTGA
- a CDS encoding helix-turn-helix transcriptional regulator, translating into MDSFILELLERLCLNRPDDYRDALLQVLTCELNQLPELPLQLTMPEDRRARNVANELLKNPECVLSQTQLAHKWGISVRNLSRLFHQETGLTFSRWRQQVKVLSSLQWIFAGLSVNEVAYLSGYNNVSTYIEIFRERFGKTPGQFKETDKLAVSPLATVTFKTKP; encoded by the coding sequence GTGGATAGTTTCATCTTGGAGCTGCTTGAACGGCTATGCCTGAACAGGCCTGACGATTACAGAGATGCACTTCTGCAAGTATTAACCTGTGAACTGAATCAGCTACCTGAATTGCCACTTCAGCTCACAATGCCAGAAGATCGTCGGGCGAGAAATGTTGCAAACGAATTATTAAAAAACCCTGAATGTGTGCTGAGTCAGACACAACTGGCCCATAAATGGGGTATTAGTGTACGAAATCTTAGCCGCTTGTTTCATCAGGAAACCGGGCTTACTTTTAGCCGATGGCGTCAACAGGTAAAAGTGCTCTCTTCGCTTCAATGGATTTTCGCCGGATTATCCGTAAACGAAGTGGCATATTTGAGCGGCTATAACAACGTCAGTACTTATATTGAGATATTCCGGGAACGTTTTGGGAAAACGCCGGGACAGTTTAAGGAAACAGACAAATTGGCAGTGAGTCCATTAGCGACTGTCACATTTAAAACTAAGCCTTAA
- a CDS encoding nuclear transport factor 2 family protein, translated as MQNIKQIVIAALQTLITDPLHDESKIAAFFTPDYQQSVDGKQLDYHGFIKHMKAIKSHTKQMSISIKSVVAENDTVFTHHYVNVEKNQGEKSEFEVFARFTLSSEKIIRCEELTRMINGLPGDSDLGSRS; from the coding sequence ATGCAAAACATTAAGCAGATAGTCATTGCGGCACTACAGACGCTCATTACGGATCCATTGCATGACGAGAGTAAAATCGCAGCATTTTTTACTCCTGATTATCAACAGAGCGTGGATGGTAAGCAACTGGACTATCATGGGTTTATCAAACATATGAAGGCCATTAAATCGCATACAAAACAGATGAGCATTTCTATTAAAAGTGTCGTGGCTGAAAATGACACTGTGTTCACTCATCACTATGTAAATGTGGAAAAAAATCAGGGTGAGAAGAGCGAGTTTGAGGTTTTTGCCCGCTTTACTTTGTCATCAGAAAAAATTATCCGCTGTGAAGAACTCACAAGAATGATTAACGGGCTACCCGGAGACAGCGATCTGGGTAGCAGAAGTTAA
- a CDS encoding YdgA family protein, with product MKKSLVAVSVIVVLGAAWTGASWYTGKLIEQRMGELVDSANGQIRTLLPKAGVKLAYTDYQRGLFTSQVRYVLQADSSVAGEKALKDGDEVAFIETIDHGPFPLAQLKKFNLIPSMASVHTELANTPALKKLFEVTKGQSPFTADSRISYSGDTSSAITFIPIDYKQNTTSVKFSGAKIDADVSRDLRNVKMSGDSENIVFATKNQWDQIEQFTLQGLVLKSDSQMGKFDLSIGDQQLGIKQMSFSLDGKETATLVGFNLNTQLGETDKDLNGKLTYTLDSLKIQGSDFGSGKLAFAFDRLDGQSLKQFTAAYNQQALKAVQAGENLDAEAYQQEMTEMLIAKLPALLKGSPTFSIAPLSWKNAKGESTFTLNVDLADPATAKTDGEPLLTQAVKKVDATLTIPMPMATELTMQAAQLQGYSPEEAQKLAQQQVQGIAAMGQMFKLTTTKDNVISSSIHFADNKVDLNGQKMSVQEFVGLFGMFGGAPAEDDSGDEPADAPAIGVAPEPVTPAQ from the coding sequence ATGAAAAAATCGTTAGTGGCTGTCAGCGTCATAGTCGTTCTTGGCGCAGCATGGACTGGGGCCTCATGGTATACCGGTAAACTGATTGAGCAACGTATGGGTGAACTGGTTGATAGTGCAAACGGTCAGATCCGCACGCTGTTGCCGAAAGCCGGTGTAAAACTCGCGTATACAGACTATCAGCGCGGCTTGTTCACGAGCCAAGTTCGTTATGTCCTGCAAGCAGATAGCAGTGTTGCTGGTGAAAAAGCGTTAAAAGATGGCGATGAAGTCGCGTTTATCGAAACTATCGACCACGGCCCTTTCCCATTAGCACAATTGAAGAAATTCAATCTAATCCCAAGCATGGCATCGGTACATACCGAACTTGCCAATACTCCAGCGTTAAAAAAACTGTTTGAGGTCACCAAAGGACAGTCGCCGTTTACAGCAGACTCTCGCATTTCCTACAGCGGTGATACTTCTTCTGCCATTACCTTTATTCCGATCGACTATAAGCAAAATACCACCAGCGTGAAATTCTCTGGTGCCAAGATTGATGCTGATGTTTCCCGTGATCTCCGTAATGTGAAGATGAGCGGCGATAGCGAGAATATTGTTTTTGCGACCAAAAATCAGTGGGATCAAATAGAGCAATTCACGCTTCAAGGTTTGGTACTGAAAAGCGATAGCCAAATGGGTAAATTTGACCTGAGTATTGGCGATCAACAGCTTGGTATTAAGCAGATGAGCTTCAGTCTAGATGGCAAAGAGACTGCAACATTAGTTGGTTTCAACCTCAATACCCAATTAGGCGAAACCGACAAAGACTTAAACGGTAAGCTGACTTACACCTTGGATTCGTTGAAAATTCAGGGAAGTGATTTTGGCTCAGGCAAATTAGCGTTTGCTTTTGATCGTTTGGATGGCCAAAGCCTCAAGCAGTTTACCGCCGCTTATAATCAACAAGCGCTGAAAGCTGTGCAAGCTGGCGAAAATCTAGATGCAGAAGCATATCAGCAAGAAATGACAGAAATGTTGATAGCTAAGCTCCCTGCGCTACTGAAAGGCAGCCCAACCTTTAGCATCGCGCCACTGAGTTGGAAAAATGCCAAAGGTGAAAGTACCTTTACGCTAAATGTTGATCTTGCTGACCCAGCAACAGCGAAAACCGACGGCGAACCTCTGTTAACGCAAGCAGTGAAGAAAGTCGATGCTACGTTGACGATTCCAATGCCGATGGCAACGGAATTGACCATGCAGGCAGCTCAGTTACAGGGTTACAGTCCGGAAGAAGCGCAAAAATTGGCACAACAACAGGTTCAAGGCATTGCCGCCATGGGCCAAATGTTTAAGCTGACTACAACGAAAGATAATGTTATCAGCAGCAGCATCCACTTTGCCGATAACAAAGTCGATTTGAATGGTCAGAAAATGTCAGTACAAGAGTTTGTTGGCTTATTTGGTATGTTTGGCGGAGCACCTGCTGAAGATGATTCTGGCGACGAACCAGCAGATGCACCTGCTATTGGTGTTGCGCCTGAACCAGTAACACCAGCACAATAA
- the manA gene encoding mannose-6-phosphate isomerase gives MQKMKNAVQNYAWGSTTALTELYGIANPQAKPMAELWMGAHPKSSSEVADAKGQWHSLREVIEQDPEANLGHDVFTRFGELPFLFKVLCAAQPLSIQVHPSKAAAEIGFAKENKAGIPLDAAERNYKDANHKPELVYALTPFQAMNGFRTLNDIQVLLQPLAAAHPDIAVFLREPDTEHLATLFASLLSMAGEPKTRALAILKSALNNQLGEPWDTIRSISRFYPDDSGLFSPLLLNVVTLQPGEAMFLYAETPHAYLNGVALEVMANSDNVLRAGLTPKFIDIPELMANLQFIPKPAETLLTSPQQQGNELVFPIPVEDFAFSLHTLTAEPQTLAQNSAAIIFSVQGEAVLQKQQQKVTLLPGESCFIPANESPVTVQGTGSIARVYNAE, from the coding sequence ATGCAAAAAATGAAAAATGCAGTACAAAACTATGCTTGGGGTAGTACTACCGCGCTGACTGAGCTTTATGGTATTGCAAATCCGCAAGCCAAACCGATGGCAGAATTGTGGATGGGGGCGCACCCTAAGAGTAGTTCTGAAGTTGCGGATGCAAAGGGTCAATGGCATTCATTGCGTGAAGTCATCGAGCAAGATCCCGAAGCCAATCTTGGGCACGACGTTTTCACCCGTTTTGGCGAATTGCCTTTCCTATTTAAAGTACTTTGCGCAGCGCAGCCGCTATCAATTCAGGTTCATCCTAGCAAAGCTGCCGCCGAAATTGGCTTCGCTAAAGAGAATAAAGCAGGGATCCCGCTAGATGCAGCAGAACGAAATTATAAAGATGCAAACCATAAGCCTGAATTGGTTTATGCCCTGACCCCATTCCAAGCCATGAATGGCTTTCGCACATTAAATGATATTCAAGTGCTACTTCAGCCTTTGGCGGCTGCTCATCCGGATATCGCCGTATTTTTACGCGAACCGGATACTGAACATTTAGCCACACTCTTTGCCAGTTTGCTCAGTATGGCTGGCGAACCTAAAACACGTGCATTGGCCATCCTGAAATCAGCACTCAATAACCAACTGGGTGAACCATGGGATACTATTCGCAGTATTTCTCGCTTCTACCCTGATGATAGCGGCTTGTTCTCCCCTTTGCTGTTAAACGTCGTGACGTTACAACCAGGTGAAGCCATGTTCCTCTATGCCGAGACACCTCACGCTTATCTAAACGGAGTGGCGTTGGAAGTGATGGCCAACTCCGATAATGTATTGCGCGCTGGCTTAACGCCAAAATTTATTGATATTCCGGAGTTAATGGCTAACCTGCAATTTATTCCTAAACCAGCGGAGACTTTGCTCACTAGTCCACAGCAGCAAGGTAATGAGTTGGTCTTCCCGATCCCCGTTGAAGATTTTGCCTTTTCGTTGCACACATTAACTGCTGAGCCCCAGACATTAGCGCAAAACAGTGCCGCAATAATATTCAGTGTTCAAGGCGAGGCTGTCTTACAAAAACAGCAACAGAAAGTCACGTTACTGCCGGGTGAGTCCTGCTTTATACCGGCCAACGAATCGCCAGTAACGGTACAAGGAACAGGCTCTATTGCACGTGTTTACAACGCAGAATGA
- the fumC gene encoding class II fumarate hydratase, translated as MAATRSEKDSMGPIDVPASQLWGAQTQRSLEHFKISQEKMPTALIHALALTKRAAAKVNQELGLLAVERADAIMRAADEVLDDRHSGEFPLSIWQTGSGTQTNMNMNEVLANRASELLGGERGNGRLVHPNDDVNKSQSSNDVFPTAMHVAAVIALKEDLLPELKILQDTLAEKAEAFRDIVKIGRTHLQDATPLTLGQEISGWVAMLSHSRLHIESAIPHLCELALGGTAVGTGLNTHPEYAVRVANEIAALTHQPFITAPNKFESLATCDALVHGHGALKGLAASLMKIANDVRWLSSGPRCGIGEISIPENEPGSSIMPGKVNPTQCEAMTMLCAQVMGNDVAVNIGGASGNFELNVFRPLVIHNFLQSIRLLADGMRGFNEHCAVGIEPNRDRITQLLNESLMLVTALNTHIGYDKAAEIAKKAHKEGLTLKAAALKLGYLTSEQFDEWVRPEEMVGSMK; from the coding sequence ATGGCAGCGACTCGCAGTGAAAAAGACTCCATGGGGCCTATTGATGTACCAGCAAGCCAGCTATGGGGAGCACAAACTCAACGTTCATTGGAGCATTTTAAGATCTCACAAGAGAAAATGCCTACTGCATTGATTCACGCTTTGGCCCTGACAAAACGTGCGGCAGCGAAGGTTAATCAGGAGCTTGGGCTGTTGGCAGTCGAGCGTGCAGATGCCATTATGCGCGCGGCCGATGAAGTGTTGGATGACCGTCATTCAGGTGAGTTTCCGTTATCAATCTGGCAAACCGGTTCTGGTACTCAAACTAATATGAATATGAATGAGGTACTCGCGAATCGAGCCAGTGAATTGCTCGGTGGTGAACGAGGGAATGGTCGCTTAGTTCATCCCAATGACGACGTTAATAAGAGTCAAAGCTCGAATGATGTATTCCCAACAGCAATGCATGTTGCCGCTGTGATTGCATTGAAAGAAGATCTGCTGCCGGAATTGAAGATATTACAGGACACGTTAGCGGAAAAAGCAGAAGCGTTTCGCGATATTGTGAAAATTGGCCGGACACATTTGCAAGATGCCACACCATTAACATTGGGGCAGGAGATATCAGGCTGGGTGGCAATGCTATCTCACAGCCGGTTACACATAGAGTCCGCTATTCCTCACCTCTGCGAATTGGCTCTTGGGGGAACCGCTGTCGGAACGGGGCTGAATACGCATCCTGAATATGCTGTGCGTGTTGCCAACGAAATTGCCGCACTGACGCATCAACCCTTCATCACGGCCCCGAATAAATTTGAGTCTTTAGCGACTTGTGATGCATTGGTTCATGGCCATGGTGCATTGAAAGGTCTCGCTGCCTCGTTGATGAAAATTGCCAATGATGTGCGGTGGTTATCTTCGGGTCCTCGTTGCGGTATCGGTGAAATCTCTATTCCTGAGAATGAGCCTGGTAGTTCCATTATGCCAGGTAAAGTGAATCCGACTCAATGTGAAGCGATGACCATGTTATGTGCCCAAGTGATGGGTAATGATGTCGCTGTGAATATAGGCGGGGCATCTGGTAACTTTGAGCTGAACGTATTCCGTCCGCTGGTTATTCATAATTTCCTACAATCAATCCGTTTATTAGCGGATGGTATGCGTGGATTTAATGAGCACTGCGCTGTTGGAATTGAGCCAAATCGCGACCGTATTACTCAGTTGCTAAATGAGTCATTGATGTTAGTCACTGCACTGAATACTCATATTGGCTATGACAAAGCGGCTGAAATTGCTAAGAAGGCGCATAAAGAAGGGTTAACACTAAAAGCGGCTGCGCTTAAGTTAGGTTATCTAACAAGTGAGCAATTTGATGAGTGGGTCCGACCGGAAGAGATGGTCGGAAGTATGAAATAA
- the tus gene encoding DNA replication terminus site-binding protein, whose translation MNKYDLIDRLNKRFSALEAELQRLHQQLNDLPLLAARVFTLPEIEKGTEHEPIHQITVTATVGNHARELGLQHFQRLFIHHQGQNTSSKAALRLPGVLCFSVTVHQLSDCQNTIREINQLKTELEHIITIESGLPSEQRFEFVHTHLHGLITLNTYRTITPLLNPSSVRFGWANKHIIKNVTREEILTQLNKSLNSGRAVSPFTREQWVESISREITDIKRLPEKTKLKIKRPVKVQPIARVWYQEQQKQVQHPCPMPLIAFCEVQSEADLPKLGELSDYDARHIKHKYKPDAKPMKLLIPRLHLYIEADKS comes from the coding sequence ATGAACAAATATGACTTGATTGATCGACTCAATAAGCGATTCAGCGCGTTAGAAGCTGAGTTGCAACGCCTCCACCAGCAACTTAATGATTTACCGCTGCTTGCTGCTCGAGTTTTCACTCTTCCTGAAATAGAAAAAGGAACTGAACATGAACCAATTCATCAAATAACAGTCACGGCAACAGTGGGTAATCACGCCAGAGAATTGGGGCTGCAACATTTTCAGCGACTTTTTATTCATCATCAGGGTCAAAATACCAGTAGCAAAGCTGCTCTGCGATTACCTGGTGTACTCTGCTTTTCGGTGACAGTGCATCAATTAAGTGATTGTCAGAATACTATTCGCGAAATTAACCAGTTAAAAACTGAATTGGAACACATCATCACTATTGAATCAGGATTGCCCAGCGAGCAGCGTTTTGAGTTTGTCCATACCCACCTGCACGGATTGATCACCTTGAATACCTATCGCACGATCACGCCACTGCTAAATCCCAGCTCAGTGCGTTTTGGATGGGCCAACAAGCACATAATCAAAAATGTCACCCGTGAAGAGATTTTGACTCAGCTAAATAAAAGTCTGAATTCAGGTCGGGCTGTCTCGCCGTTTACACGTGAACAATGGGTAGAATCTATTAGTCGAGAAATAACGGACATTAAGCGTTTACCCGAAAAAACGAAATTAAAAATAAAGCGCCCCGTTAAAGTGCAACCCATTGCACGAGTCTGGTATCAAGAACAACAAAAACAGGTGCAACACCCCTGCCCTATGCCATTGATTGCATTTTGCGAGGTTCAATCCGAAGCTGACTTACCTAAATTAGGTGAGCTATCAGACTACGATGCTCGCCATATCAAACATAAATATAAGCCAGATGCTAAACCGATGAAGTTACTGATCCCGAGGTTACATTTATATATTGAGGCAGATAAATCTTAA
- a CDS encoding SHOCT domain-containing protein translates to MTSHFLTLWDILATTFSIFFFIAYLLILFQVISDLFRDHELSGFYKAIWIIFLLFIPLLTSLLYLVTRGKGMAQRYRASVQKNVSDTNEYIRQVAGKSPAEQIADAKKLWDDGVITESEYMQLKAKALA, encoded by the coding sequence ATGACAAGTCATTTTCTAACGCTGTGGGATATTCTGGCGACTACATTTTCGATTTTCTTTTTTATTGCTTATTTACTGATTCTGTTTCAGGTGATTTCGGATCTGTTCAGAGACCACGAGTTGAGTGGATTTTATAAAGCGATTTGGATTATCTTTTTACTATTCATCCCGCTACTGACCTCTCTTCTGTATCTGGTTACTCGCGGTAAGGGCATGGCACAACGTTATCGTGCATCAGTACAAAAGAATGTTTCAGATACCAATGAATATATTCGTCAGGTAGCCGGTAAATCCCCAGCCGAGCAGATTGCTGACGCTAAAAAATTATGGGATGACGGTGTGATTACTGAAAGTGAGTACATGCAGCTTAAAGCAAAAGCATTAGCTTAA
- a CDS encoding MFS transporter — protein MTTSLRTTTTVAPAANDDASSLSPTADVPRLSKRPYIQRGTPQFIRVTLAFFSAGLATFALLYCVQPILPLLSQDFNISPAGSSLSLSAATGMLAFGLMFTGPLSDAVGRKSVMVIALMLAAVCTIICSFMTSWHGILLMRALIGLALSGVAAVAMTYLSEEIHPSFVALSMGLYISGNSIGGMSGRLVTGVLSDFFSWRIALAVIGLFALAAACMFWRILPASKHFRPTSLRPRTLAINFKLHWRDPGLPLLFAEGFLIMGSFVTLFNYIGYRLLAQPYYLSQAVVGLLSIVYLTGSYSSPKAGSLTSRYGRGPILLASIGMMLVGVLITCFPSVISIFIGMMIFTAGFFAAHSVASSWIGRRARRAKAQASSLYLFCYYAGSSVAGTLGGIFWLNLGWTGVVAFIAALLLVALFVGQRLRKLPEAARI, from the coding sequence GTGACCACCTCTTTGCGCACTACGACTACCGTAGCGCCAGCAGCCAATGACGACGCCTCTTCACTATCACCAACAGCCGATGTTCCTCGTTTGTCTAAACGCCCTTATATTCAACGAGGCACACCACAGTTTATCCGCGTAACCTTGGCTTTCTTTTCAGCAGGCTTGGCGACATTTGCCCTACTCTACTGTGTGCAGCCAATCCTGCCGTTACTGTCACAAGACTTCAATATCTCTCCAGCAGGCAGCAGCTTATCGCTTTCTGCCGCGACGGGAATGCTCGCCTTTGGACTGATGTTTACCGGCCCTCTCTCAGATGCTGTCGGGCGTAAATCAGTGATGGTCATTGCGCTGATGCTTGCCGCTGTCTGTACAATTATTTGCTCATTTATGACCAGTTGGCATGGCATCCTACTTATGCGGGCATTAATTGGTCTGGCCCTTAGTGGTGTTGCAGCTGTGGCGATGACCTACCTTAGCGAGGAAATACATCCGAGCTTTGTTGCATTGTCTATGGGGTTATATATTAGCGGTAACTCTATTGGAGGAATGAGTGGCCGCTTAGTCACTGGGGTACTCAGTGATTTTTTCTCATGGCGCATTGCACTGGCGGTGATCGGCTTATTTGCATTAGCTGCCGCTTGTATGTTTTGGCGTATTCTTCCCGCATCGAAACACTTCCGTCCAACCTCATTACGGCCAAGAACACTGGCGATTAATTTCAAACTACACTGGCGAGATCCTGGTTTACCTTTGCTCTTTGCAGAGGGATTTCTCATTATGGGTAGCTTTGTCACCTTATTTAATTACATAGGGTACCGCTTGTTGGCTCAGCCATATTATCTTAGCCAGGCAGTGGTCGGCTTATTATCGATAGTTTATCTGACAGGGTCTTATAGTTCGCCAAAAGCGGGTTCCCTGACGAGCCGTTATGGACGAGGGCCAATACTATTGGCATCCATTGGAATGATGTTGGTTGGCGTTCTTATTACCTGTTTCCCGTCAGTCATTAGTATCTTTATCGGTATGATGATATTTACAGCTGGTTTTTTTGCTGCCCATTCTGTTGCAAGCAGTTGGATTGGGCGGCGGGCACGTCGCGCAAAAGCGCAGGCATCCTCACTTTATCTGTTTTGCTATTATGCAGGGTCGAGTGTGGCAGGAACATTGGGTGGAATTTTCTGGCTCAATTTAGGTTGGACAGGCGTTGTTGCCTTTATCGCTGCACTTCTGCTAGTTGCACTTTTTGTTGGCCAGCGTTTACGTAAACTACCAGAGGCGGCGAGAATTTAA
- a CDS encoding LysR family transcriptional regulator yields the protein MTIELRHLRYFIAVAEELHFGRAAERLRISQPPLSQQIQILEEQIGARLFARNNRNVSLTQAGALFLKESYQILAQVNSASEKAARLHRGESGELTIGFTSSAPFISTVSKNLRAFRQLHPQVHIKMQEVNTKQQIEPLLDGRLDIGVMRNTRLPDALQYRLLLREPLVAVVNEDHPLAALPAGSVKFSSLAEQPFVFFSREVGTALYDEILTLLARAGITPYITQEVGEAMTIVGLVSSGLGVSILPASFTRVKVDGVKYLPLAEASATTEVWLVNHKHRPVTAPAEALIRLMVADIK from the coding sequence ATGACTATTGAACTTAGGCATTTACGTTATTTTATTGCTGTTGCGGAAGAACTGCATTTTGGCCGAGCAGCTGAACGACTGCGTATTTCACAACCACCATTGAGCCAACAAATTCAAATCCTAGAAGAACAAATTGGTGCGCGATTGTTTGCACGCAACAATCGTAATGTCAGCCTGACGCAGGCTGGCGCATTGTTTTTAAAGGAATCCTACCAAATTCTGGCACAGGTTAATTCTGCATCGGAAAAAGCCGCGCGCTTACATCGAGGAGAGTCTGGTGAGTTAACGATTGGGTTTACATCCTCTGCACCATTTATTAGCACTGTATCTAAAAACTTACGGGCATTTCGCCAATTACACCCGCAAGTCCATATTAAGATGCAAGAGGTCAATACAAAACAGCAAATTGAGCCGTTACTGGATGGGCGATTAGATATTGGCGTGATGAGAAATACACGACTACCAGATGCATTACAATATCGATTGCTATTACGTGAACCCCTAGTCGCGGTGGTGAATGAAGATCATCCGTTAGCTGCATTGCCCGCAGGAAGCGTTAAATTCAGTTCATTAGCCGAGCAGCCTTTTGTTTTCTTTTCTCGCGAGGTCGGAACAGCACTGTACGATGAAATTCTTACACTGTTAGCCCGTGCGGGAATTACGCCCTATATAACGCAGGAAGTCGGGGAAGCAATGACTATCGTGGGTCTAGTCTCCTCTGGTTTAGGTGTTTCCATACTGCCAGCTTCATTTACTCGCGTAAAAGTAGATGGGGTGAAATATTTACCCTTAGCCGAAGCTAGCGCCACAACCGAAGTCTGGCTGGTTAACCATAAGCACCGGCCCGTAACTGCCCCAGCAGAAGCATTGATTCGCCTGATGGTGGCGGATATTAAGTGA